In the genome of Carnobacterium pleistocenium FTR1, one region contains:
- the nagA gene encoding N-acetylglucosamine-6-phosphate deacetylase, whose amino-acid sequence MANVLTNVTVYTGEEKIENAFIRFSDEILAVGKMNDYKKKTFDQEQDAAGKIILPGFIDVHSHGGYSYDNMDGNAEEINQMIGKMHKEGITSYFATTMTQSYEAIDKALMAINEAATKNPVIQGIHLEGPFVSKAFKGAQPEEFIRVPDAKQMEKWNKLSGNRIRLVTYASETSDASAFEDYCVNHDIILSIGHSNATRAQLMDSKASHITHLYNAQRGLHHREPGVTGHAFLEDTIYTEMIVDGYHIHPDMVNLAYKVKGPDRIEVITDSMRAKGLPDGESELGGQKVLVKNNQARLEDGTLAGSVLKFNDAFKNIMAFTGCSIEDAVKMTSGNQAREFGLAKKGSLKVGKDADLILMNNDFDIEHTFSFGKMVY is encoded by the coding sequence ATGGCTAATGTACTAACAAATGTAACAGTCTATACAGGAGAAGAAAAAATTGAAAATGCTTTTATTCGTTTTTCTGATGAAATTTTAGCTGTAGGAAAAATGAATGATTATAAGAAAAAAACATTTGATCAAGAACAAGACGCTGCTGGAAAAATTATTTTACCTGGCTTTATTGATGTTCACAGTCATGGCGGGTATAGTTATGACAATATGGACGGCAATGCTGAAGAAATCAACCAAATGATTGGGAAAATGCATAAAGAAGGCATAACTTCTTACTTTGCTACAACAATGACACAGTCTTATGAAGCCATTGATAAAGCACTTATGGCAATTAATGAAGCTGCAACTAAAAATCCAGTGATTCAAGGAATTCATTTAGAAGGTCCTTTTGTATCGAAGGCTTTTAAAGGAGCTCAACCTGAAGAATTTATCCGTGTACCGGATGCAAAACAAATGGAAAAATGGAATAAATTAAGTGGAAATCGGATTCGTTTAGTGACTTATGCTTCTGAAACAAGTGATGCGTCTGCATTTGAAGACTATTGTGTCAATCATGATATTATCCTTTCAATCGGTCACAGTAATGCTACAAGAGCTCAGTTGATGGACTCTAAAGCTTCACATATTACACATCTATATAATGCGCAAAGAGGGTTGCATCACCGTGAACCTGGAGTAACCGGTCATGCTTTCTTAGAAGATACTATTTATACTGAGATGATTGTCGATGGGTACCATATTCATCCTGATATGGTTAACCTTGCATATAAAGTTAAGGGACCAGACAGAATCGAAGTAATCACTGATTCAATGCGTGCTAAAGGTTTACCTGATGGAGAAAGCGAATTAGGCGGGCAAAAGGTTCTTGTAAAAAATAATCAAGCAAGATTAGAAGATGGTACATTAGCAGGGAGCGTATTGAAATTTAATGACGCATTCAAGAATATTATGGCATTTACAGGATGCAGTATTGAAGATGCTGTTAAAATGACTTCTGGTAATCAAGCAAGAGAATTCGGCTTGGCTAAAAAAGGCAGTCTAAAAGTGGGTAAGGATGCTGATTTAATTTTGATGAACAATGATTTTGATATCGAGCATACATTTAGTTTTGGAAAAATGGTTTATTAA
- a CDS encoding LTA synthase family protein — MEKISRHKTSQSLYKESSILINSLITILIGLIIAFFGNFLLQFFQNQYDFSLAVNFTFYWNTEIFLLGALLLFLLYLWIAALVGSRWLSVLIMTVIIVAMGVTTQQKMALRGEPLYPSDLLLISDLPFLIQMVDSKLILVVIIFLISVVSLSTYIIIKKRKRDSKYLDTAVKKKMNWLVRGSTFFITSAVLFYSLGFNQPDNILRQAYDRYAYWIPYSQQMNYYNNGFIGGFLYNIGVEAMEKPADYSKKQLTTIVQKYEEKASEINENRSAVINDVNIIYVMNESFSDPLALDGITVSEDPIPRIRSLKEEVVSGTILSQGYGGGTANIEFEALTGLSMEPMSASLTTPYTQLVSRMSELPSAVSYLKQQGYKATAIHPYNTTMYKRNEVYQNLGFTTFLNETNMEFLDKKEQNPYISDESAYQEVLKQMESTNESDFIHLVTMQNHMIYDGKYPDTDFSAQGTGNAEEAANYLQDLAYSDVALADFLTTVEQLPEKTIVVFWGDHLPSFYSETIIETNGNLKIHQTPLLIYSNFTENNDTVETISPIYFMNHILDISDAQVTAFYALLMELEEALPAFEKGMYIERDSTIVSEKRNELSKETQELLKVYDAIQYDVTVGENYSKALNFFED; from the coding sequence ATGGAAAAAATAAGCAGACATAAAACAAGTCAATCCTTATATAAAGAGTCAAGTATTCTTATAAATAGTTTGATAACGATTCTAATAGGACTGATTATAGCGTTTTTCGGAAATTTTTTACTTCAATTTTTTCAAAATCAATATGATTTTTCGCTAGCTGTCAATTTTACTTTTTATTGGAACACGGAAATATTTTTATTGGGAGCGCTTTTGCTGTTTCTGCTGTATTTATGGATAGCAGCACTGGTTGGTTCGCGTTGGTTGAGTGTCTTGATCATGACAGTTATTATAGTTGCAATGGGAGTGACCACACAGCAGAAAATGGCTTTGCGTGGAGAACCATTATATCCTTCTGACCTTTTGCTAATCAGTGATTTGCCTTTTTTAATTCAAATGGTCGATAGTAAATTGATTTTAGTAGTCATTATCTTTCTAATCAGTGTAGTAAGTTTAAGTACTTATATTATCATTAAGAAGAGAAAAAGAGATTCCAAATATTTGGATACAGCTGTCAAAAAGAAGATGAACTGGCTAGTGAGAGGGAGTACGTTCTTCATTACAAGTGCCGTTCTTTTTTACAGCTTGGGCTTCAATCAGCCAGATAATATATTAAGGCAAGCATATGATCGGTATGCTTATTGGATACCTTATAGCCAACAGATGAATTATTATAATAACGGATTTATAGGCGGGTTTTTGTATAATATTGGCGTAGAAGCAATGGAAAAACCAGCTGATTATTCAAAAAAACAACTAACAACGATCGTTCAAAAGTATGAAGAAAAAGCGTCTGAAATAAATGAAAATAGATCAGCGGTAATAAATGATGTGAATATTATATATGTAATGAATGAAAGCTTTTCAGATCCTTTAGCTCTTGACGGGATAACCGTTTCAGAAGATCCTATTCCAAGAATACGGTCTCTAAAAGAAGAAGTAGTGAGTGGGACTATTTTATCTCAAGGATATGGAGGTGGAACAGCTAATATTGAATTTGAAGCATTGACTGGACTGTCAATGGAACCAATGTCTGCTAGTTTAACAACACCTTATACTCAACTGGTTTCTAGGATGAGCGAGCTGCCTTCTGCCGTCTCTTACTTAAAACAGCAAGGATATAAAGCAACGGCTATACATCCTTATAACACAACGATGTATAAACGGAATGAAGTGTATCAAAATCTAGGATTTACAACATTTTTAAATGAAACAAATATGGAGTTTTTAGATAAAAAAGAACAAAATCCTTATATTTCAGATGAATCCGCTTATCAAGAAGTCTTGAAACAAATGGAATCGACAAATGAATCGGATTTTATTCATTTGGTAACTATGCAGAATCATATGATTTACGATGGCAAATACCCTGATACAGATTTTTCAGCTCAAGGAACGGGGAATGCCGAAGAAGCGGCTAATTATTTGCAGGATTTAGCGTATAGTGATGTGGCATTAGCTGATTTTTTAACCACTGTGGAACAACTCCCGGAAAAAACAATCGTTGTATTCTGGGGAGATCATTTGCCAAGTTTTTATAGTGAGACGATTATAGAAACCAACGGGAATTTGAAAATACATCAGACACCACTGCTGATCTATTCTAATTTCACTGAAAATAATGATACAGTAGAAACCATCAGTCCAATCTATTTTATGAATCATATTTTAGATATTTCAGACGCACAAGTCACTGCTTTTTATGCTCTTTTAATGGAATTAGAAGAAGCCTTACCAGCTTTTGAAAAAGGAATGTATATTGAACGAGATTCAACAATAGTGTCTGAAAAACGAAATGAACTCTCAAAGGAAACACAGGAGCTATTAAAGGTTTATGACGCAATTCAATACGATGTTACCGTGGGTGAAAATTACAGTAAGGCTCTTAACTTCTTTGAAGATTAA
- a CDS encoding glycosyltransferase family 2 protein, which produces MEKLSLVIPCYNEEQTIPLFFTAVEKIRTALPNTSIEYIFVNDGSKDHTLTVLREMAKQYPDSVKYLSFSRNFGKEAALYAGLEYSTGDYVAVMDVDLQDPPDLLPQMLQLIRHEEYDCVGTRRVSRKGEPLLRSFLAKEFYRIMKRISAVEFVDGARDYRLMTRQMVEAVLSMTEVNRFSKGMFSWVGFDTKYLEYENKERVAGKSSWSIWSLFKYSLDAIVDFSDIPLAIASFVGLTSFIMAIFFMIAIVIRTVLFDDPTAGWPSLVTIVLAIGGLQLFCLGIVGKYLGKTYLETKKRPIYILKETDKKNKR; this is translated from the coding sequence ATGGAAAAACTGTCACTCGTTATTCCCTGTTATAACGAAGAACAAACGATTCCCCTTTTTTTTACTGCGGTTGAAAAAATCCGAACAGCATTACCGAATACAAGTATTGAATATATATTTGTCAATGATGGTTCAAAAGATCATACATTAACGGTACTAAGAGAGATGGCAAAACAATACCCTGATTCTGTTAAGTATTTATCTTTTTCACGAAATTTTGGAAAAGAAGCTGCTTTATATGCCGGATTAGAATATTCTACTGGCGACTATGTAGCTGTAATGGATGTTGATTTGCAAGATCCTCCTGATTTATTGCCTCAAATGCTCCAACTTATCCGACATGAAGAATATGATTGTGTAGGGACAAGAAGGGTAAGTCGAAAAGGTGAGCCTCTTCTCCGTTCATTTCTGGCTAAAGAGTTTTATCGAATCATGAAGCGCATTTCAGCCGTTGAATTTGTTGACGGAGCGCGAGATTATAGACTAATGACTCGTCAAATGGTAGAAGCTGTTCTTTCCATGACTGAAGTCAATCGCTTTTCAAAAGGAATGTTCAGCTGGGTAGGATTTGACACGAAATACTTAGAGTACGAAAATAAGGAACGGGTGGCTGGTAAATCTTCCTGGTCGATATGGTCTTTATTTAAGTATTCATTAGATGCAATTGTTGATTTTTCAGATATCCCCCTAGCAATAGCTTCTTTTGTGGGATTGACTTCGTTTATAATGGCTATCTTCTTTATGATTGCAATTGTTATACGAACAGTATTGTTTGATGATCCAACCGCGGGGTGGCCTTCTTTAGTGACCATTGTATTGGCTATTGGAGGATTGCAATTATTTTGCTTAGGAATAGTGGGCAAATATCTTGGGAAAACGTATCTTGAAACAAAGAAGAGGCCAATCTATATTTTGAAGGAAACAGACAAAAAAAATAAAAGGTAA
- the nadE gene encoding ammonia-dependent NAD(+) synthetase encodes MSKLKEQIIKEMCVRPSIDPKVEIRKSVDFLKDYLKKHLFLKTLVLGISGGQDSTLVGKLSQLAMIELREETGDNEYQFIAVRLPYGEQADEKDAMDAIEFIGADKIVKVNVKPGVDATVKTLEDSGTSISDFIKGNIKARQRMIIQYAIAGSYNGAVVGTDHSAESVTGFYTKFGDGGTDINPIFRLNKRQGKALLKELSAPKQLYEKTPTADLEENKPSLPDEKALGVTYDQIDDYLEGKETPKEAAQKIESLFLKTEHKRHLPITIFDDFWK; translated from the coding sequence ATGTCAAAATTAAAAGAACAAATCATTAAAGAAATGTGCGTTCGTCCATCTATTGATCCAAAAGTTGAAATACGAAAAAGTGTGGATTTCTTGAAAGACTATTTGAAAAAGCATTTATTTTTAAAAACGTTGGTGCTCGGTATTAGCGGAGGGCAAGATTCTACATTAGTTGGAAAATTAAGTCAATTGGCTATGATTGAATTGCGTGAAGAGACTGGAGACAATGAATACCAATTCATTGCTGTACGTCTTCCTTACGGAGAGCAAGCTGATGAAAAAGATGCTATGGACGCTATTGAATTTATTGGGGCGGACAAAATCGTTAAAGTAAATGTGAAGCCTGGAGTAGATGCAACAGTAAAAACATTAGAAGATAGCGGTACATCGATTAGTGATTTTATTAAAGGAAATATCAAAGCTCGTCAGCGCATGATCATTCAATATGCGATAGCCGGGAGTTATAACGGAGCTGTAGTAGGAACAGATCACTCTGCAGAATCCGTTACCGGATTTTATACAAAATTTGGAGATGGCGGAACGGATATCAATCCAATCTTTAGATTAAATAAACGTCAAGGGAAAGCACTATTAAAAGAACTAAGTGCTCCTAAACAGCTATACGAAAAAACACCAACTGCTGATTTAGAAGAAAATAAACCGTCTTTACCAGATGAAAAAGCATTGGGCGTGACTTATGATCAAATAGATGATTATTTAGAAGGCAAAGAGACACCAAAAGAAGCAGCTCAAAAAATTGAGAGCTTGTTCTTAAAAACGGAACACAAACGTCACTTGCCAATTACAATATTTGATGATTTTTGGAAATGA
- a CDS encoding nicotinate phosphoribosyltransferase: protein MNTIYPDDSWALHTDLYQINMMKTYWELGKADSHAVFEAYYRNNPFQSGYAIFAGLERVINYIQKLEFTKSDIDYLRSLATYPEEFLVYLKNFEFRGTIRSMIEGEVVFAGEPLIQVEGPLIDCQLVETTILNILNYQTLIATKAANIKSIVKDEPVLEFGTRRAQEMDAAIWGTRAAYIGGCDATSNTRAGKIFGIPVSGTHAHSLVQVYRNDYDAFMAYATTHKDNVFLVDTYDTLRSGVPNAIRVAKELGDKINFLGVRIDSGDMAYISKRVRQQLDDAGFTEAKIYASNDLDEKTILNLKMQGARIDVWGVGTKLITAYDQPALGAVYKLVSIEDEQGNMVDTLKLSSNAEKVSTPGKKQVWRITKNDGGKSQGDYITLWNERPDQKEELFMFHPIHTYINKTVTDFSARPLLKEIFVDGKLVYDLPKLIEIKMYAKNSLGMLWEEYKRNLNPEGYPVDLSQAAYDHKIKSIENVRDNVKRLAEKI, encoded by the coding sequence ATGAATACGATATATCCAGATGACAGTTGGGCATTACACACTGATCTATACCAAATTAATATGATGAAAACCTATTGGGAATTAGGAAAAGCAGATTCTCATGCGGTTTTTGAGGCGTATTATAGAAATAATCCTTTTCAAAGTGGCTACGCTATTTTTGCTGGATTAGAACGCGTGATCAACTACATTCAAAAATTAGAATTCACAAAAAGCGATATCGATTATTTAAGAAGTTTAGCTACTTATCCTGAAGAATTTTTAGTTTACTTAAAGAATTTCGAATTTAGAGGAACGATTCGCTCAATGATTGAAGGTGAAGTTGTTTTTGCTGGTGAACCGCTTATTCAAGTGGAGGGGCCTTTAATCGATTGTCAATTAGTCGAAACAACTATTTTAAATATTTTGAATTACCAGACTTTAATTGCAACTAAAGCTGCTAATATTAAGTCTATTGTAAAAGATGAGCCAGTATTAGAATTTGGAACTAGAAGAGCGCAAGAAATGGACGCTGCTATTTGGGGAACAAGGGCAGCTTATATTGGCGGATGCGATGCTACTAGCAATACACGTGCAGGTAAAATTTTTGGTATCCCAGTCAGTGGGACGCATGCTCACTCATTAGTACAAGTTTATCGAAATGATTATGATGCTTTTATGGCGTACGCTACAACACATAAAGATAATGTGTTTTTAGTGGATACGTATGATACCTTGAGATCTGGTGTACCAAATGCTATCCGAGTTGCCAAAGAATTAGGCGATAAAATAAACTTTTTAGGTGTACGCATTGATAGCGGAGATATGGCATATATTTCAAAACGAGTACGCCAACAGCTTGATGATGCAGGTTTTACTGAAGCAAAAATATATGCATCAAATGATTTAGATGAAAAAACAATTTTAAACTTAAAAATGCAAGGTGCTCGAATCGACGTTTGGGGTGTGGGAACAAAACTAATCACAGCCTATGATCAACCTGCTTTAGGCGCGGTTTATAAACTAGTTTCTATTGAAGATGAGCAAGGAAATATGGTAGATACATTGAAGCTTTCCAGTAATGCTGAAAAAGTTTCTACTCCTGGGAAAAAACAGGTGTGGCGTATTACAAAAAATGATGGTGGAAAGTCACAAGGAGATTATATTACGCTATGGAATGAAAGACCCGATCAAAAGGAAGAGCTGTTTATGTTCCATCCCATTCACACATATATTAATAAAACAGTTACTGATTTCAGTGCTAGACCCTTATTAAAAGAGATTTTTGTCGATGGAAAATTAGTTTATGATTTACCAAAATTAATAGAAATAAAAATGTATGCTAAAAACAGCTTAGGTATGCTTTGGGAAGAATACAAGCGTAACTTGAATCCAGAAGGGTATCCAGTAGATTTATCGCAAGCTGCTTACGATCATAAAATAAAGTCTATCGAAAATGTACGTGACAATGTAAAGAGATTAGCTGAAAAAATATAA
- a CDS encoding glycosyl hydrolase family 28-related protein — MNQEQAIQQKLTSIFPSYNSTIKKIEAISETEKLFRTLTGNLAKQKTGRLAVNGLSYRKNDFTTEPPVLVGEKGNVFPHWKIVLDFEMTWLKKRTKEVSVLDYGAVGDGKKDCTKAFKKALANGFRRVVIPPGKYIVRGIEIPSHTELIGSGVNQTFLILHKNAPKKTRLITNKQHLNGNHHIYIEGMSLDWNVTRLNNTEKTASGGTYSSGITLAQVNYAIIRNVKIINPGLHGIDVTATLYNYSGDGRRANRGSQYVWIDQIETSGFGDDGITTHHSDYIFISNSYAHHPSGRSHKKNYANSNGIEVDDGSQHVTLVNNHTAFCFGGVEIKAHETSSAASDIQIIGHLSEHDNRSYNFRHIGHHQEDDAYSKSAFGVRGTFLAACYPQLTELYTASTPRALVVSAYQKVAIRHFFAVTKLEDRSDKIALSIQYRAGEVAIKEIRLKNYEQATKPIRIAKGTGRVFADQSS; from the coding sequence GTGAATCAAGAACAAGCGATTCAACAAAAGTTAACATCTATTTTTCCTTCATATAATAGTACGATAAAAAAAATAGAAGCTATTAGCGAAACGGAAAAGCTTTTTCGAACTTTAACAGGTAATTTGGCAAAACAGAAAACTGGTCGATTAGCAGTAAATGGACTTAGTTATAGAAAAAATGATTTTACAACTGAACCACCTGTTTTAGTAGGTGAAAAAGGGAATGTTTTTCCTCATTGGAAGATAGTACTAGACTTTGAAATGACTTGGTTAAAAAAAAGAACAAAAGAGGTTTCTGTTCTTGATTATGGTGCAGTGGGAGATGGGAAAAAAGATTGTACAAAAGCCTTTAAAAAAGCTCTCGCTAATGGTTTTAGACGTGTGGTCATACCGCCTGGAAAATACATTGTTAGAGGAATTGAAATTCCTTCTCATACAGAATTGATTGGAAGCGGGGTAAACCAAACCTTTCTTATCTTGCATAAAAATGCTCCTAAAAAGACACGCTTAATCACCAACAAGCAGCATTTAAATGGGAATCATCATATTTACATTGAAGGAATGAGTTTAGATTGGAATGTCACAAGATTGAACAACACTGAAAAAACTGCGAGTGGTGGGACTTACTCTAGTGGAATCACGTTGGCTCAAGTAAATTATGCCATAATCCGTAATGTAAAGATAATCAATCCAGGATTGCATGGCATTGATGTTACCGCAACACTTTATAATTACTCGGGAGACGGTCGCAGAGCAAACAGAGGCAGCCAATATGTCTGGATCGACCAAATAGAAACGAGCGGATTTGGCGATGATGGGATCACCACGCACCATAGTGATTATATTTTTATTTCTAATTCTTATGCCCATCATCCTAGTGGCCGTTCTCATAAAAAAAATTACGCTAATTCGAATGGCATTGAGGTAGATGATGGTTCGCAGCACGTTACCTTAGTAAATAATCATACGGCTTTTTGTTTTGGAGGAGTTGAGATCAAAGCTCATGAGACAAGTTCCGCTGCATCCGATATCCAAATTATTGGTCATCTTTCGGAGCACGATAATCGTTCTTATAATTTTAGACACATTGGTCATCATCAAGAAGACGATGCGTATTCTAAATCAGCATTTGGCGTAAGGGGAACTTTTTTGGCCGCTTGTTATCCACAGTTAACAGAGCTTTATACAGCTTCGACCCCAAGAGCCTTAGTTGTATCAGCCTACCAAAAAGTAGCCATCCGCCATTTCTTTGCTGTAACTAAACTAGAGGATCGTTCAGACAAAATTGCCTTATCCATCCAATATCGTGCAGGAGAAGTAGCCATTAAAGAAATTCGTTTAAAAAATTATGAACAAGCAACAAAACCTATCAGAATAGCAAAAGGAACTGGGAGAGTATTTGCGGATCAGTCCAGTTAG
- a CDS encoding SprT family protein, whose translation MNQAELQILVKKISRDCFGLPFQHQAVFNNRLLTTGGRYHLKSHNLDFNPKILEVFGADEFLGVIKHELCHYHLHLSGEGFQHKDKEFKQLLIKVGGSRFVKSLNKNVKPVKKRMLYQCQSCSQFIYRQRKVNTQKYVCGQCKGKLMYIETQE comes from the coding sequence ATGAATCAAGCTGAATTGCAAATACTAGTAAAGAAAATATCACGTGATTGTTTTGGACTACCTTTCCAACACCAAGCGGTATTTAACAATCGTCTGCTTACAACAGGAGGGCGTTATCACTTAAAGTCCCATAATTTAGATTTTAATCCTAAAATTTTAGAAGTCTTTGGAGCTGATGAATTTTTAGGGGTGATCAAACATGAACTGTGCCATTACCATCTGCATTTATCGGGTGAAGGCTTTCAACATAAAGATAAAGAATTTAAACAACTGTTAATAAAAGTCGGTGGCTCAAGATTTGTAAAGTCATTAAATAAGAATGTTAAACCCGTAAAAAAAAGAATGCTTTATCAATGTCAAAGTTGTTCACAGTTTATCTACCGACAACGCAAAGTTAACACTCAAAAGTACGTTTGTGGACAATGTAAAGGAAAGCTAATGTACATTGAGACTCAAGAATGA
- a CDS encoding Tex family protein, whose protein sequence is MTETNESIVLDLLKNELKSYSKKQLTTVLDLLAEGNTVPFIARYRKEMTGTLDEVQIREIEERHNYLTNLEKRKNDVLRTIEEQGKLTPELEREIIKAAKMQLVEDLYRPFKQKRRTKATIAKESGLEPLAEWLLSFPKDSVQAEAEKYVDEEKKVATSDEALAGAHEILAEKIGDEPRYRTWIREYSSKNGAITAKVKKVEKDEKGTFEMYYDYSEPLSKVASHRILAMNRGEKEDILKISFALEESKIYEYLEKQLIEQPQSTAAPFIKAAYEESYKRFIGPSIEREIRAELTETAGEQAIHIFGENLRNLLLQAPLKGKILLGLDPAYRTGCKLAVIDPTGKVLAIDVIYPHKPAGVNARAEAAVKFKKLIESYQVEMIAIGNGTASRESETFVAENLKEMGRQVFYVIVNEAGASVYSASKTAREEFPDLQVEQRSAVSIARRLQDPLAELVKIDPKSVGVGQYQHDVSQKKLEERLDFVVETAVNQVGVNVNTASAPLLQHVAGLNKTTATNVVAYREENGRFESRAQLKKVARLGPKAYEQAVGFLRIIGGKNVLDNTGIHPETYKEAKQIIELAGLSLSDVGSMEAKKVLEKMELSALTEQVGLGKETIKDMVQALSKPGRDLRDELAAPLLRTDVLSMEDLISGMELEGTVRNVVDFGAFVDIGVKQDGMVHISKLSKGYVQHPTNVVSVGDVVTVWVDNVDLKKGRIALTMLKPKG, encoded by the coding sequence ATGACTGAAACAAATGAATCAATTGTATTAGATCTACTAAAAAATGAATTGAAAAGTTATTCTAAAAAACAATTAACAACGGTCTTAGACTTACTAGCTGAAGGGAATACTGTCCCTTTTATCGCCCGATACCGAAAAGAAATGACTGGGACGTTGGATGAAGTTCAAATACGCGAAATAGAAGAGCGTCATAATTACTTAACGAATTTAGAAAAGCGAAAAAATGATGTTCTAAGAACGATTGAGGAACAAGGGAAATTAACACCAGAACTTGAAAGAGAAATTATAAAAGCAGCAAAAATGCAGCTAGTGGAAGATTTATATCGTCCGTTTAAACAAAAGCGTCGTACAAAAGCAACTATTGCAAAAGAAAGTGGACTAGAGCCATTAGCAGAGTGGCTGTTGTCTTTTCCAAAAGACAGTGTTCAAGCCGAAGCAGAAAAATACGTCGATGAAGAAAAAAAAGTTGCAACCAGTGATGAGGCATTAGCTGGAGCACATGAAATTCTTGCCGAAAAAATCGGGGATGAGCCTAGATATCGAACTTGGATCCGTGAGTACAGTTCTAAAAATGGAGCTATTACAGCTAAAGTTAAAAAGGTAGAAAAAGATGAAAAAGGAACTTTTGAAATGTACTATGATTATAGTGAACCATTATCAAAAGTTGCTTCTCATCGTATCTTAGCCATGAATCGTGGCGAAAAAGAAGATATTTTAAAAATCTCTTTTGCTCTAGAAGAAAGTAAAATCTATGAGTATTTAGAAAAACAATTAATTGAGCAGCCGCAATCAACAGCTGCACCGTTTATAAAAGCGGCTTACGAGGAGAGTTATAAACGATTCATCGGACCATCGATTGAACGTGAAATTCGTGCAGAATTAACTGAAACAGCGGGAGAACAAGCGATTCATATTTTTGGAGAAAATTTGCGTAACTTATTATTGCAAGCACCTCTAAAAGGTAAAATCCTGTTAGGATTGGATCCAGCTTATCGCACAGGGTGTAAGTTAGCTGTTATTGATCCTACAGGGAAAGTGCTAGCAATCGATGTAATTTATCCGCATAAGCCAGCGGGTGTCAATGCACGTGCTGAAGCAGCTGTTAAATTCAAAAAATTGATTGAGTCTTACCAAGTTGAAATGATTGCAATCGGAAATGGAACAGCTAGCCGTGAATCTGAAACATTTGTTGCTGAAAACTTAAAAGAAATGGGACGACAAGTTTTCTATGTTATTGTAAACGAAGCAGGTGCATCGGTTTATTCAGCAAGTAAAACGGCTCGAGAAGAATTTCCTGATCTGCAAGTTGAACAAAGAAGTGCTGTCAGCATTGCACGTCGTTTACAAGATCCGTTAGCCGAACTTGTTAAAATTGATCCTAAATCGGTTGGTGTGGGTCAATACCAACATGATGTTTCTCAAAAAAAACTAGAAGAACGACTTGATTTTGTAGTAGAAACAGCTGTTAATCAGGTTGGAGTAAATGTAAATACTGCAAGTGCACCTTTATTGCAACATGTTGCGGGATTAAATAAAACAACAGCAACGAACGTGGTAGCATACCGTGAAGAAAATGGCCGTTTTGAAAGTCGTGCTCAACTGAAGAAAGTTGCTCGCTTAGGCCCTAAAGCTTATGAACAAGCAGTTGGGTTCTTGCGTATCATTGGTGGGAAAAATGTATTAGATAACACTGGAATTCATCCTGAAACCTATAAAGAAGCAAAACAAATTATTGAATTAGCAGGATTGTCTTTATCAGATGTTGGCAGTATGGAAGCCAAAAAAGTTCTGGAAAAAATGGAACTATCAGCATTAACTGAACAAGTTGGTTTAGGTAAAGAAACCATAAAAGATATGGTACAAGCTTTGTCAAAACCAGGTCGTGACTTACGTGATGAACTAGCAGCTCCATTGTTGCGCACAGATGTATTAAGCATGGAGGATCTAATATCCGGTATGGAATTAGAAGGTACCGTCAGAAATGTTGTTGATTTTGGCGCTTTTGTAGATATAGGAGTTAAACAAGACGGAATGGTTCATATTTCTAAATTAAGCAAAGGATATGTTCAACACCCAACAAATGTTGTTTCAGTTGGAGATGTTGTAACTGTTTGGGTTGATAATGTGGATTTGAAAAAAGGACGCATTGCCCTAACGATGTTGAAACCAAAAGGATAA